One Arthrobacter sp. StoSoilB19 DNA window includes the following coding sequences:
- a CDS encoding amidase, with product MTELHELSALALRDLLRSGAVSAAEAAAHFLARTGQRNALLGAFITVTAEQAMDQAKAADALHARADADDLPVLHGMPLAFKDLTDVAGVVTTHGSAALDHKPAPADAPLVSLFKDAGVVSLGKTQVPEFGLTAYSENRIAPPSRNPHAPSRSSGGSSGGSAAAVAAGLLPFAPGTDGGGSVRIPAAACGLVGLKPGRGLVAAGESAGDPARLVVPGPLAHSTEDAALMMDVMVPGNHYLRAVQQEEPPRLRIGVTLDSPWSGTFPFTPEQDALDALRAGEALLEHAGHSLGDASIRYDNRYPDAFTTAWTAGVGAARISPTREALLAPLTRTFRRRAQQRSPAKLAEALAFLRQFQHDTVAQYGQWDLMLMPALAQTPRPVGWFTGTAHGGERWPSAQWPGDADGDYRKQCEYAPWSSMVNVCGLPAITVPVHWTGGSAGSGLPMGIQLVGPMGSEALLLQVAHQLGY from the coding sequence GTGACTGAACTCCATGAGCTTTCGGCACTGGCCCTGCGGGACCTCCTGCGGAGTGGAGCAGTGTCCGCCGCGGAGGCCGCCGCCCATTTCCTGGCCCGGACCGGCCAGCGGAACGCCCTTCTCGGCGCCTTCATCACCGTGACCGCGGAACAGGCCATGGATCAGGCCAAGGCGGCCGATGCCCTGCATGCCCGCGCCGACGCCGATGACCTGCCTGTGCTGCACGGCATGCCCCTTGCCTTCAAGGACCTGACGGACGTGGCCGGGGTGGTGACCACGCACGGCAGTGCCGCCCTTGACCACAAACCCGCCCCCGCCGACGCTCCGCTGGTGTCCCTCTTCAAGGACGCCGGCGTGGTTTCGCTGGGCAAGACACAGGTACCTGAATTCGGACTGACGGCCTACAGCGAAAACCGCATCGCACCGCCGTCGCGCAATCCCCATGCACCCAGCAGGAGTTCGGGAGGTTCGTCCGGCGGCAGTGCAGCGGCCGTGGCAGCGGGGCTGCTGCCTTTCGCTCCGGGGACCGACGGCGGCGGGTCAGTCCGCATCCCGGCGGCAGCATGCGGCCTGGTGGGCCTGAAGCCGGGCCGGGGGCTGGTGGCAGCCGGGGAAAGTGCCGGCGATCCCGCGCGGCTGGTGGTGCCCGGTCCCCTTGCCCACAGCACGGAGGACGCGGCGCTGATGATGGACGTCATGGTCCCGGGAAACCACTACCTCCGGGCAGTGCAACAAGAGGAGCCGCCGCGGCTGCGGATCGGCGTCACCCTGGACAGCCCGTGGTCCGGCACGTTTCCCTTCACGCCCGAACAGGACGCCCTGGACGCGCTCCGTGCCGGTGAGGCCCTCCTGGAACACGCCGGCCACAGCCTGGGTGATGCATCCATCCGCTACGACAACCGTTACCCGGATGCCTTCACGACGGCTTGGACCGCCGGGGTGGGCGCAGCCAGGATCAGTCCGACGCGTGAAGCTCTGCTGGCCCCCTTGACGCGGACCTTCCGCCGTCGGGCACAGCAGCGCAGCCCCGCCAAGCTCGCGGAGGCACTGGCATTCCTGAGGCAGTTCCAGCATGACACGGTGGCGCAGTACGGGCAGTGGGACCTGATGCTGATGCCGGCCCTGGCGCAGACGCCGCGGCCGGTGGGATGGTTCACCGGCACGGCGCATGGCGGGGAGCGCTGGCCGTCGGCGCAGTGGCCCGGGGACGCCGACGGCGACTACCGGAAGCAGTGCGAATACGCCCCGTGGTCCTCCATGGTGAATGTGTGCGGCCTGCCGGCCATCACCGTTCCCGTGCACTGGACCGGGGGTAGCGCCGGCAGTGGACTTCCCATGGGAATCCAACTTGTTGGCCCCATGGGCTCCGAAGCCCTCCTCCTGCAGGTGGCCCACCAGCTGGGCTACTAG
- a CDS encoding rhodanese-like domain-containing protein has translation MSDFDTVPVHDIPAGAVILDVREDYEWVAGHADGALHIPMDQIPARLGELDPDEDLYVICRTGGRSFRVAQWLTGQGYSAINVSGGMDQWLEAGKPLVSDNGLKPLVL, from the coding sequence ATGAGTGACTTCGATACCGTCCCCGTGCATGACATTCCCGCTGGCGCGGTGATCCTGGACGTCCGGGAGGACTACGAATGGGTCGCCGGCCACGCTGACGGCGCACTCCACATCCCCATGGACCAGATCCCGGCCCGGCTGGGTGAGCTCGATCCGGACGAGGACCTCTATGTCATCTGCCGTACGGGCGGCCGCTCCTTCCGCGTTGCCCAATGGCTCACGGGGCAGGGATATTCCGCCATCAACGTCTCGGGCGGGATGGACCAGTGGCTGGAGGCCGGCAAACCTTTGGTTTCGGACAACGGACTCAAGCCGTTGGTGCTTTAG
- the pheA gene encoding prephenate dehydratase, whose product MAGTSRTYTFLGPEGTFTEAALLQVPDALEAVRIPASNVNSALGKVREGAADAAMVPIENSVEGGVTATLDAIATGQELRIIREVLIPISFVLVTRPGARLEDVRRVSTHGHAWAQCRLWMDKNIPDAEYVPGSSTAAAAVGLLAADCHYDAAICAPLVASEHAGLSVLAEDIGDNPGAVTRFILVSLPGALPARTGADKTTVVVPLPEDRPGALMEILDQFASRGVNLSRIESRPTGQYLGHYFFSIDADGHAGEARVAEALAGLHRISPGTRFLGSYARADKQQTPVPAYVSDAAFSAAQSWVESILDAESVAGETGSAASPRA is encoded by the coding sequence GTGGCCGGTACTTCCCGCACCTACACGTTCCTGGGTCCGGAAGGCACCTTCACCGAGGCTGCCCTCCTCCAGGTACCCGATGCCCTTGAGGCGGTGAGGATCCCGGCGTCGAACGTCAACTCCGCCCTTGGGAAGGTTCGTGAAGGTGCGGCCGACGCCGCCATGGTCCCCATCGAGAACTCCGTGGAGGGCGGTGTCACGGCCACGCTGGACGCCATCGCCACCGGCCAGGAACTGCGGATCATCCGCGAGGTCCTGATTCCCATCAGCTTTGTCCTGGTAACCCGTCCCGGGGCTCGGTTGGAAGATGTCCGGCGCGTTTCCACGCACGGCCACGCCTGGGCCCAGTGCAGGCTGTGGATGGACAAGAACATACCCGATGCGGAATACGTTCCCGGTTCCTCAACCGCCGCCGCGGCCGTGGGGTTGCTGGCGGCCGACTGCCACTACGACGCGGCCATCTGCGCGCCGCTGGTGGCCAGCGAACATGCTGGACTGTCCGTGCTGGCGGAGGATATCGGTGACAACCCGGGTGCGGTCACCCGCTTCATCCTGGTGAGCCTGCCAGGGGCCCTGCCGGCGCGGACCGGTGCGGACAAAACCACGGTGGTGGTGCCGCTTCCGGAGGACCGTCCCGGAGCCCTGATGGAGATCCTGGACCAGTTCGCCAGCCGCGGCGTCAACCTCAGCCGGATCGAGTCCCGGCCCACGGGACAGTACCTGGGACACTATTTCTTCAGCATTGATGCCGACGGCCACGCAGGCGAGGCGAGGGTAGCCGAGGCGCTGGCGGGGCTGCACCGTATCAGCCCGGGGACGCGTTTCCTTGGCTCGTACGCCCGGGCAGACAAGCAGCAGACGCCGGTCCCGGCCTATGTCTCCGACGCGGCGTTCTCTGCGGCCCAATCATGGGTTGAATCCATACTCGATGCAGAATCCGTCGCAGGTGAAACCGGTTCCGCAGCTTCGCCCAGAGCGTAG
- a CDS encoding diacylglycerol kinase family protein, with protein MSDWILYLLIAVALAFATSSWWGVRRLKALHMRSTVAGEVYDSGLAQQRVAVVLNPIKARAGEAREIIQRACLAAGWEEPVFFETTAEDPGFSQMQAVLAGKPDVVLAGGGDGTVRVVAEALAHTDIAMGLIPLGTGNLLARNVDLDVNDLHGNVQTALFGRQRYIDTARMAIENSRTGHYSEHIFLVIAGIGMDAEVLADTNDGLKKAVGWLAYTEAGVRHLPGRRKKVSIALDGNPEQVRNIRSVLFANCGLVPGGIDLIPQAMIDDGMLDVVVMSPRSALGWLLMYVKIMFKHSGKLPIMTVYRSGRVVIKCPEPMPTQLDGDTSGEATQLTVQVLPRSLLVRVKRDVHGSSATAVR; from the coding sequence ATGAGCGACTGGATTCTCTACCTGCTGATTGCGGTGGCGCTTGCCTTCGCCACGTCCAGCTGGTGGGGGGTGCGCCGCCTCAAAGCACTGCATATGCGCAGCACCGTGGCGGGGGAAGTTTACGACTCCGGGCTGGCGCAGCAGCGGGTGGCCGTGGTCCTGAATCCAATCAAGGCGCGGGCCGGGGAAGCGAGGGAAATCATCCAGCGCGCCTGCCTGGCAGCCGGGTGGGAGGAGCCTGTCTTCTTCGAGACGACGGCGGAGGACCCCGGCTTTTCCCAGATGCAGGCCGTCCTGGCCGGCAAGCCGGACGTCGTCCTTGCGGGCGGCGGCGACGGTACCGTCCGGGTGGTGGCCGAGGCCCTGGCGCACACGGACATTGCCATGGGTTTGATTCCACTGGGTACCGGCAACCTGCTGGCGCGGAACGTGGACCTGGATGTGAACGACCTTCACGGCAACGTCCAGACAGCACTCTTCGGCCGCCAGCGCTACATCGACACCGCACGGATGGCCATCGAGAACTCCCGGACCGGCCACTACTCCGAGCACATCTTCCTGGTGATCGCCGGGATAGGCATGGATGCCGAGGTCCTGGCCGACACCAATGACGGGTTGAAGAAGGCGGTGGGCTGGCTCGCGTACACGGAGGCGGGCGTACGCCACCTGCCGGGCCGGCGAAAGAAGGTTTCCATTGCGCTGGACGGAAACCCGGAGCAGGTAAGGAATATCCGCAGTGTGCTTTTCGCCAATTGCGGCCTTGTCCCCGGCGGCATCGACCTGATCCCGCAGGCCATGATCGACGACGGCATGCTCGACGTTGTGGTGATGAGCCCCCGCAGCGCGCTGGGGTGGCTGCTGATGTACGTGAAAATCATGTTCAAGCACAGCGGCAAGCTGCCCATCATGACCGTTTACCGGTCAGGCAGGGTGGTGATCAAGTGCCCCGAACCCATGCCCACACAGCTCGACGGCGACACCTCGGGTGAAGCCACGCAGCTCACCGTCCAGGTTCTGCCGCGGTCACTCCTGGTCCGAGTCAAGCGGGACGTCCATGGCAGCAGTGCCACGGCGGTGCGTTAG